In Hymenobacter sublimis, a single genomic region encodes these proteins:
- the rplF gene encoding 50S ribosomal protein L6 codes for MSRIGKLPISLPANVQVEVSNENTVTVKGPKGTLTVPVDRDITVATEDGQLVVTRPTEQKRHKAMHGLYRSLLNNAVNGVSNGLEEKLELVGVGYKAAMAGTTLELSLGYSHNIFLALPKEVTATAVTEKGKNPIVTLTSIDKQLLGQVAAKIRSLRKVEPYKGKGVRFVGEQIRRKAGKTASK; via the coding sequence ATGTCACGCATTGGTAAACTGCCCATCAGCCTGCCCGCCAACGTGCAGGTTGAAGTGAGCAACGAAAACACGGTAACCGTGAAGGGCCCTAAGGGTACCCTGACTGTTCCGGTTGACCGCGACATTACCGTAGCTACCGAAGATGGTCAGCTGGTAGTGACCCGCCCCACTGAACAGAAGCGTCACAAGGCCATGCACGGCCTCTACCGCTCTTTGCTGAATAACGCTGTTAACGGTGTTAGCAACGGTTTAGAAGAGAAGTTGGAGCTAGTAGGTGTAGGTTACAAAGCCGCTATGGCTGGTACTACCCTCGAACTGTCGCTGGGTTACTCGCACAATATCTTCCTGGCTCTGCCCAAGGAGGTAACAGCTACGGCTGTAACTGAGAAGGGTAAGAACCCTATCGTTACGCTGACCAGCATTGACAAGCAACTGCTGGGCCAAGTAGCCGCTAAGATTCGCTCGTTGCGCAAAGTTGAGCCCTACAAAGGCAAAGGCGTGCGCTTCGTGGGTGAGCAGATTCGTCGTAAGGCTGGTAAAACAGCTTCGAAATAA
- the rplE gene encoding 50S ribosomal protein L5 encodes MARLKDKYQKEVVPALQEKFQFKSIMQVPRITKICINRGIGSAVADKKLVDNGVDELTTITGQKAVATIAKRSVSNFKLREGMPIGARVTLRGNQMYEFLDRLLTVALPRVRDFKGINDKGFDGRGNYTLGIKEQIIFPEISIDKIKSISGMDITFVTTAENDEQSYELLRAFGMPFANAKKQNNG; translated from the coding sequence ATGGCTCGACTGAAAGATAAATATCAAAAAGAAGTAGTACCGGCGCTCCAGGAGAAATTCCAGTTCAAGAGCATCATGCAGGTACCGCGCATTACCAAGATCTGCATCAACCGTGGCATTGGTTCAGCAGTAGCTGACAAGAAGCTGGTGGATAACGGTGTAGATGAGCTGACGACCATCACTGGTCAGAAAGCCGTTGCTACCATTGCTAAGCGTTCTGTATCGAACTTCAAGCTACGCGAAGGTATGCCTATTGGCGCCCGTGTTACCCTGCGTGGCAACCAGATGTACGAATTCCTGGATCGTCTGCTGACCGTGGCTCTGCCCCGCGTTCGTGACTTCAAAGGCATCAACGACAAAGGCTTCGATGGCCGTGGTAACTATACCCTGGGCATCAAGGAGCAGATTATCTTCCCCGAAATTTCGATTGACAAAATCAAATCGATTTCCGGTATGGATATTACCTTCGTAACGACGGCTGAAAACGACGAGCAGAGCTACGAGCTGTTGCGCGCCTTCGGAATGCCGTTCGCTAACGCCAAGAAACAGAACAATGGCTAA
- the rpsN gene encoding 30S ribosomal protein S14, with the protein MAKESMKARERKRIATVARYAEKRKALKEAGDYEGLDKLPRNASPVRLHNRDKIDGRPRGYMRKFGISRVRFREMALAGKIPGVTKSSW; encoded by the coding sequence ATGGCTAAGGAATCAATGAAAGCACGGGAGCGGAAGCGTATTGCTACCGTGGCCCGTTACGCCGAGAAGCGCAAGGCTCTAAAAGAGGCTGGCGACTACGAAGGTTTGGACAAGCTGCCCCGCAATGCCTCGCCCGTGCGTCTGCACAACCGCGACAAAATTGATGGCCGTCCCCGTGGTTATATGCGTAAGTTCGGCATCAGCCGCGTACGTTTCCGCGAAATGGCCCTCGCCGGCAAAATTCCCGGCGTGACTAAGTCCAGCTGGTAG
- the rplX gene encoding 50S ribosomal protein L24 — protein MATKTKETPAKLHVKTGDTVLVISGDEKGKTGVIKSVNRSTQRVIVEGLNLATKHNKPSAKNPQGGITKIEAPIHVSNVKRVESTNA, from the coding sequence ATGGCAACGAAAACGAAAGAAACGCCCGCGAAACTGCACGTGAAAACTGGTGACACCGTTCTGGTGATTTCCGGCGACGAGAAAGGCAAAACCGGTGTAATTAAATCGGTGAACCGTTCGACGCAGCGTGTTATCGTGGAAGGCCTGAACCTGGCAACCAAGCACAACAAACCTAGTGCGAAGAACCCCCAGGGCGGCATCACCAAGATCGAGGCACCGATTCACGTGAGCAACGTGAAGCGCGTTGAATCGACCAACGCCTAA
- the rplP gene encoding 50S ribosomal protein L16, with product MLQPKRTKYRKMQKGRVHGLAHRGSSIDFGSFAIKSLEQAWITARQIEAARIAMTRAMKREGQVWIRIFPDKPITKKPAEVRMGKGKGSPEYWVAVVKPGTILFESDGVSLEVAQESLRLAAQKLPVRTSFVVRRDYQEA from the coding sequence ATGTTACAACCGAAAAGGACCAAGTATCGCAAGATGCAAAAGGGTCGCGTGCATGGCTTAGCCCACCGCGGCAGCTCCATTGACTTCGGTTCGTTCGCTATCAAGTCGCTGGAACAAGCATGGATTACGGCTCGCCAGATTGAGGCTGCTCGTATCGCCATGACCCGCGCCATGAAACGCGAAGGTCAAGTATGGATCCGCATTTTCCCGGATAAGCCAATTACCAAGAAGCCCGCTGAGGTTCGGATGGGTAAGGGTAAAGGTTCGCCCGAGTATTGGGTAGCCGTAGTGAAGCCCGGTACCATTCTGTTCGAATCCGACGGCGTTTCGCTGGAAGTAGCGCAGGAGTCGCTGCGTCTGGCGGCTCAGAAGCTGCCAGTGCGTACCTCGTTTGTTGTTCGTCGCGACTATCAAGAAGCTTAA
- the rpmD gene encoding 50S ribosomal protein L30, whose protein sequence is MAQIQIKLVKSVIDRPERQKRTVKALGLGKIGSTKAVENTPQVAGMIHAVQHLLEVTEL, encoded by the coding sequence ATGGCACAGATCCAAATCAAACTTGTAAAGAGCGTTATTGACCGCCCTGAGCGTCAGAAGCGCACTGTAAAGGCCTTGGGCCTTGGCAAAATCGGCAGCACCAAGGCAGTAGAGAATACGCCCCAGGTAGCTGGCATGATTCACGCCGTACAGCACCTGTTGGAAGTAACCGAACTCTAG
- the secY gene encoding preprotein translocase subunit SecY: protein MKKLIESIKEVFKIEDLRTRIFNTLFFIAIYRLGSYVVLPGVDPTRLTQGGATGVLGILDTLLGGAFSHASIFALGIMPYISASIVLQLLTIAVPYFQKLQKEGESGRKKINQYTRILTIPIVALQSVGFIATINAEAIVNPGVFFTVSTAMIVTAGTLFCMWLGEKITDKGIGNGISMIIMIGIVSRLPGALIGEATARTMRGSLVFLIELVVLFLVVMAVIILTQAVRQIPVQYAKQVGGAATLSSQRQYIPMKVNAAGVMPIIFAQSLMFVPAIAASAWNKNSDTATLIGTWFQPNHWVYNVVFGLLIIIFTYFYTAISVNPNQIADDLKRSGGFIPGVKPGRDTSEYIDEVLTRITLPGAVALAVIAILPSLATVAGVTRPFAQFYGGTSLIIMVGVVLDTMNQVKSYLLMRHYDGMMKTGKVRGRSQNIALAS, encoded by the coding sequence ATGAAAAAACTTATCGAGTCGATAAAGGAAGTTTTCAAAATTGAAGATCTGCGCACGCGGATCTTCAATACGCTTTTTTTCATTGCCATCTACCGGCTGGGTTCTTATGTGGTGCTACCCGGCGTCGATCCGACTCGGCTTACCCAAGGAGGCGCTACCGGAGTATTGGGTATTTTAGATACCCTGCTCGGGGGCGCCTTCAGCCATGCGTCAATTTTCGCGCTGGGCATTATGCCCTACATTTCGGCGTCAATTGTACTGCAACTGCTAACTATTGCCGTGCCTTACTTCCAGAAACTACAGAAGGAAGGCGAGTCCGGACGTAAGAAGATCAACCAGTACACGCGCATTCTTACTATCCCTATTGTAGCCCTACAGTCAGTTGGCTTTATTGCTACGATCAATGCAGAGGCCATCGTAAATCCTGGTGTCTTCTTCACTGTTTCTACGGCCATGATTGTGACAGCGGGTACGCTGTTTTGCATGTGGCTTGGTGAGAAAATTACCGATAAGGGCATCGGCAACGGTATTTCTATGATCATTATGATCGGGATTGTATCGCGGCTTCCAGGCGCTCTGATTGGTGAAGCTACGGCTCGCACCATGCGGGGTTCACTAGTTTTCTTGATCGAGCTAGTAGTGCTGTTCCTAGTCGTTATGGCGGTTATCATCCTCACGCAGGCTGTACGCCAAATACCAGTTCAGTATGCCAAACAGGTAGGCGGTGCGGCTACACTTAGCTCACAACGCCAGTATATTCCGATGAAGGTAAATGCAGCCGGAGTAATGCCAATCATCTTCGCTCAGTCGCTGATGTTTGTGCCCGCTATTGCTGCTTCTGCTTGGAATAAGAACAGTGATACGGCTACCCTCATTGGTACTTGGTTTCAGCCGAATCACTGGGTATACAACGTAGTATTCGGCTTACTCATCATCATCTTCACGTATTTCTACACTGCTATCAGCGTTAACCCCAATCAAATTGCGGATGATCTGAAGCGCAGTGGCGGTTTCATTCCGGGGGTTAAGCCTGGTCGTGATACTTCAGAGTACATTGATGAGGTGCTAACTCGAATTACCTTGCCTGGTGCAGTGGCGCTAGCGGTTATTGCTATTCTGCCTTCGTTGGCTACTGTAGCAGGCGTAACGCGTCCTTTTGCTCAGTTCTATGGTGGTACCTCACTCATCATTATGGTAGGTGTAGTGCTGGATACTATGAACCAAGTGAAAAGTTATCTGCTCATGCGTCATTATGACGGCATGATGAAAACCGGTAAGGTTCGGGGCCGCTCGCAAAATATTGCCCTCGCTTCGTAA
- the map gene encoding type I methionyl aminopeptidase: MIFYKTEEEIEFMRASAKVLAQAHGEVASMIQEGVTTRQLDQRAEEFIRDHGGHPSFKGYNGFEYSLCISPNSVVVHGFPGDYVLKSGDVVSIDCGVLLNGYHADSAYTYPIGEVAPEVIKLLEETKKSLYLGIEQAVAGNRMGDVSYAIQSHVEKQGYGVVRELVGHGIGKKLHERPDVPNYGKRGSGLKLQTGLVMAIEPMVNLGTKNIIQEKDGWTIRTKDLKPSAHFEHTVVVRKDKAEILTSFEYIEKALQ, translated from the coding sequence ATGATCTTTTACAAGACTGAGGAAGAAATTGAGTTCATGCGAGCTAGTGCGAAAGTGCTGGCTCAGGCCCACGGAGAGGTGGCCAGTATGATCCAGGAAGGAGTTACAACGCGTCAGCTAGATCAGCGTGCGGAGGAATTCATTCGGGACCATGGCGGACATCCTTCCTTCAAAGGGTATAATGGATTTGAGTACAGCCTTTGTATCTCGCCTAACTCGGTAGTAGTACATGGTTTTCCAGGCGACTACGTGCTGAAAAGTGGGGATGTCGTGTCGATTGACTGCGGAGTCTTACTTAATGGGTACCACGCGGACAGTGCATATACTTACCCAATCGGGGAGGTAGCGCCGGAAGTAATTAAGCTGTTGGAGGAAACCAAAAAGTCATTGTATCTCGGTATCGAGCAAGCAGTGGCTGGTAACCGAATGGGTGACGTCAGCTACGCAATTCAGAGCCACGTTGAGAAACAGGGCTATGGCGTTGTACGAGAACTAGTCGGTCATGGCATTGGCAAGAAGCTACACGAGCGGCCTGATGTTCCGAACTACGGTAAGCGTGGATCAGGGCTGAAGCTGCAAACGGGCTTGGTTATGGCCATTGAACCAATGGTGAATCTGGGTACGAAGAACATAATTCAGGAGAAGGATGGGTGGACTATCCGGACCAAGGATTTGAAACCATCGGCCCATTTTGAGCATACCGTGGTTGTTCGTAAAGACAAGGCGGAAATACTTACCTCCTTCGAATACATAGAAAAAGCCTTACAGTAG
- the infA gene encoding translation initiation factor IF-1, whose amino-acid sequence MAKQTSIEQDGVILEALSNAMFRVELENGHQLIAHISGKMRMHYIKILPGDKVKLEMSPYDLSKGRIVYRYK is encoded by the coding sequence ATGGCAAAACAAACTTCCATTGAGCAGGACGGTGTTATCCTGGAAGCCCTATCCAATGCCATGTTCCGTGTGGAGCTGGAGAACGGTCACCAGTTGATTGCCCATATTTCGGGCAAGATGCGGATGCACTACATCAAGATTCTGCCGGGAGATAAGGTAAAGTTGGAAATGTCGCCCTACGATTTGTCGAAGGGACGAATTGTGTACCGTTACAAATAA
- the rpsK gene encoding 30S ribosomal protein S11, which yields MAQKRKDKAKKRVVVVEPVGQVHIKASFNNIIISITNNNGQVISWASAGKMGFRGSKKNTPYAAQMAATDCGKVAHDLGLRKAEVFVKGPGAGRESAIRTLGNVGIEVTTIKDVTPLPHNGCRPPKRRRV from the coding sequence ATGGCACAAAAAAGAAAAGACAAAGCCAAAAAGCGCGTTGTCGTTGTAGAACCCGTAGGTCAGGTACACATCAAGGCCTCGTTCAACAACATCATCATCTCCATTACCAACAACAACGGCCAGGTCATTTCCTGGGCTTCGGCTGGTAAAATGGGTTTCCGGGGTTCTAAGAAGAACACCCCTTACGCAGCTCAGATGGCTGCTACGGACTGCGGAAAAGTTGCGCACGACCTAGGTCTGCGCAAAGCTGAAGTGTTCGTGAAGGGTCCGGGCGCTGGCCGTGAGTCGGCTATTCGTACGCTGGGTAACGTGGGTATTGAAGTGACGACCATTAAGGACGTGACGCCGCTGCCCCACAATGGCTGCCGTCCTCCCAAACGTCGTCGCGTTTAA
- the rpmC gene encoding 50S ribosomal protein L29, producing the protein MKNADIRALSIEDLKNQIKTEQTNGQNMRFAHAISPLENPIRLKQARKNVARLLTELKRRENEQATNSAN; encoded by the coding sequence ATGAAGAACGCCGATATCCGCGCCCTCTCTATTGAGGACCTCAAAAACCAAATCAAGACGGAGCAGACCAACGGTCAGAACATGCGTTTCGCGCATGCCATCTCACCCCTGGAAAACCCGATTCGTCTGAAGCAAGCCCGCAAAAATGTCGCCCGTCTGCTGACCGAGTTGAAGCGTCGCGAGAACGAGCAGGCTACTAACTCTGCTAACTAA
- the rpsD gene encoding 30S ribosomal protein S4 produces the protein MARYTGPKTKIARRFNEPIFGPSKALTKKAYPPGQHGRGRRKKQSEYAVQLMEKQKVKYMYGVLEKQFENLFHKAATLPGITGDNLLALLESRLDNTVYRLGIAPTRRAARQLVLHKHITVNGEVVNIASYRLRAGDVVAVREKSKSLEAITTSLSARNARAFSWLEWDGKELVGKFISAPSRELIPEKITEQLIVELYSK, from the coding sequence ATGGCACGTTATACTGGTCCTAAAACCAAGATTGCCCGTCGCTTCAATGAGCCGATCTTCGGCCCGAGCAAGGCACTCACCAAGAAAGCATACCCCCCCGGCCAGCATGGCCGTGGTCGTCGTAAGAAGCAAAGCGAGTACGCTGTCCAGCTGATGGAGAAGCAGAAAGTGAAGTACATGTACGGCGTACTGGAAAAGCAATTCGAGAACTTGTTCCACAAAGCAGCTACCCTGCCCGGTATCACCGGTGACAACCTGCTGGCTTTGCTGGAGTCGCGTTTGGATAACACGGTATACCGTCTGGGCATTGCCCCTACGCGCCGTGCTGCTCGTCAGCTCGTTCTGCATAAGCACATCACTGTTAACGGAGAGGTAGTGAACATCGCTTCGTACCGTCTGCGCGCTGGCGACGTTGTTGCCGTGCGTGAAAAATCTAAGTCGCTGGAGGCTATTACGACGAGCCTGAGCGCCCGCAACGCCCGCGCTTTCTCGTGGCTGGAGTGGGATGGCAAGGAACTGGTGGGCAAGTTCATCAGCGCCCCTTCGCGCGAACTGATTCCGGAGAAAATCACGGAACAGCTCATCGTCGAGTTGTACTCGAAGTAA
- the rplR gene encoding 50S ribosomal protein L18 codes for MAFDKATRRKRIQRIIRTKVSGTSERPRLSVFRSNTGIYAQIIDDTTGHTLASASSKHVSVEGGNGVALAAAVGKELAARATGKGISKVVFDRSGYLYHGRVKSLAEGAREGGLNF; via the coding sequence ATGGCTTTCGATAAAGCAACTAGAAGAAAACGGATCCAGCGCATCATCCGCACTAAAGTGTCTGGCACGTCCGAGCGTCCGCGTTTGTCGGTATTTCGTAGCAATACGGGCATTTATGCTCAGATTATTGACGATACAACTGGTCACACGCTGGCGTCTGCTTCCTCGAAGCACGTATCGGTGGAAGGGGGCAACGGAGTCGCCCTCGCTGCCGCAGTCGGCAAAGAACTTGCTGCCCGTGCTACAGGAAAAGGAATTTCGAAAGTGGTATTTGACCGTTCCGGTTACCTCTACCACGGCCGCGTAAAATCATTGGCAGAAGGAGCCCGCGAAGGCGGCCTCAATTTCTAA
- the rplN gene encoding 50S ribosomal protein L14, with protein MIQQESRLTVADNSGAKEVLCIRVLGGTGKKYASVGDKIVVAIKSAIPSGNAKKGAVSKAVVVRTKKEIRRKDGSYIRFDDNAAVLLNNNDEPRGTRIFGPVARELREKQFMKIVSLAPEVL; from the coding sequence ATGATACAGCAAGAATCCCGTCTGACCGTCGCTGATAACAGCGGCGCCAAAGAAGTTCTCTGCATTCGTGTCCTCGGTGGCACGGGCAAGAAATACGCCAGTGTAGGCGACAAGATTGTAGTGGCAATTAAGTCGGCTATTCCTTCCGGCAACGCCAAGAAAGGTGCTGTTTCGAAGGCAGTAGTAGTTCGCACGAAGAAGGAAATCCGTCGTAAGGACGGTTCGTATATCCGCTTCGATGACAACGCCGCTGTACTGCTCAACAATAACGACGAGCCCCGCGGTACTCGCATCTTCGGCCCCGTGGCCCGCGAACTGCGCGAAAAGCAGTTCATGAAGATTGTTTCGCTAGCTCCTGAAGTTCTCTAA
- the rpsH gene encoding 30S ribosomal protein S8, translating to MNTDPIADYLTRVRNAIKANHRVVEIPASNIKKEITKVLYKKGYIQSYRFDDAAVQGTIKIALKYNPATKKPAITKLERISTPGLRQYAHVENLPRVLSGLGIAILSTSKGVMTEKEAKAENVGGEVLCYVY from the coding sequence ATGAACACAGATCCAATTGCCGACTACCTGACCCGGGTGCGCAATGCCATCAAGGCAAACCACCGGGTAGTAGAAATCCCGGCCAGCAACATCAAAAAGGAGATAACGAAAGTGCTCTACAAAAAGGGCTACATTCAGAGCTACCGTTTTGATGATGCCGCAGTACAAGGCACGATCAAAATCGCGCTGAAGTACAATCCGGCTACCAAAAAGCCCGCCATCACGAAGTTGGAGCGCATCAGCACACCGGGTCTGCGTCAGTACGCCCATGTGGAGAACCTGCCCCGTGTATTGAGCGGTTTGGGTATTGCGATTCTGTCGACGTCGAAGGGCGTAATGACGGAGAAAGAGGCGAAAGCCGAGAACGTGGGCGGCGAAGTGCTGTGCTACGTCTACTAA
- the rpmJ gene encoding 50S ribosomal protein L36, whose protein sequence is MKVKTSVKKRSVDCKIIRRKGKLYVINKKNPRYKQRQG, encoded by the coding sequence ATGAAAGTCAAAACTTCGGTTAAAAAGCGTAGCGTTGATTGCAAAATCATCCGCCGCAAAGGCAAGCTCTACGTGATCAACAAAAAGAACCCACGCTATAAGCAGCGTCAGGGCTAG
- the rplO gene encoding 50S ribosomal protein L15, translating into MNLSNLQPAAGSTRNVKRIGRGTGSGRGGTSTRGHKGAKSRSGYSKKSGFEGGQMPLQRRVPKFGFKNINRVEYKAVNLDVLAALTENGVTTLDAAFFVNAGLASKNAKIKVLGRGEITQALEVHAHAFSKSAVEAIEKAGGKAVTL; encoded by the coding sequence ATGAATCTCAGCAATCTCCAACCCGCCGCTGGCTCCACGCGCAATGTAAAGCGTATCGGTCGTGGTACGGGTTCCGGCCGTGGCGGCACCTCGACGCGCGGTCACAAAGGTGCCAAGTCCCGTTCGGGTTACTCTAAAAAATCGGGCTTTGAAGGCGGTCAAATGCCTTTGCAGCGCCGGGTACCGAAGTTCGGTTTCAAGAACATCAACCGTGTTGAGTACAAAGCCGTCAACCTTGACGTGCTGGCTGCCCTCACTGAGAATGGCGTTACTACTTTAGATGCTGCTTTCTTTGTGAATGCTGGCTTGGCTTCGAAAAACGCCAAGATCAAAGTTCTAGGCCGTGGTGAAATCACCCAGGCTTTGGAAGTACATGCTCATGCTTTCTCTAAGTCGGCTGTTGAAGCCATTGAGAAGGCTGGTGGCAAAGCTGTAACGCTGTAG
- the rpsC gene encoding 30S ribosomal protein S3 has translation MGQKVNPVGFRLGVIKGWDSNWYGGKDFADKLVEDEKIRKYINARIPKGGISRIVIERTLKRVTITINTARPGVVIGKGGAEVDKIKDELKQITGKDVQINIFEIKRPELDAKLVGESIAQQLQARISFRRAMKMAIQAALRVGAEGIKIQCGGRLGGAEIARSEQYKEGRTPLHTLRADIDYALSEAQTVYGKIGIKVWVMRGEVFGKPDLSPNQQPAGGQGGESRGNDRGPRGERGDRGGDRGPRRDRNDRGGEGRGGDNRGGGQGAGGQRRGGGPGGQNRGGQGGGAPRR, from the coding sequence ATGGGACAGAAAGTAAATCCGGTTGGCTTCCGTCTGGGTGTCATCAAAGGATGGGACTCGAACTGGTACGGTGGCAAGGACTTTGCCGACAAGCTGGTTGAGGACGAAAAAATCCGCAAATACATCAACGCTCGTATCCCGAAAGGTGGCATCAGCCGCATCGTAATCGAGCGCACGCTGAAGCGCGTAACTATTACTATCAACACGGCTCGTCCGGGTGTAGTAATCGGTAAAGGTGGCGCTGAGGTTGATAAGATCAAGGACGAACTAAAGCAGATTACTGGCAAAGACGTTCAGATCAACATCTTCGAGATTAAGCGTCCGGAACTCGACGCTAAGCTGGTGGGTGAGAGCATTGCTCAGCAGCTCCAGGCTCGTATCTCGTTCCGTCGCGCTATGAAAATGGCGATTCAGGCTGCTCTGCGCGTTGGTGCCGAAGGCATCAAGATTCAGTGCGGTGGCCGTCTGGGCGGTGCTGAAATTGCTCGTTCCGAGCAGTACAAGGAAGGCCGCACTCCATTGCACACTCTGCGCGCTGACATCGATTATGCCCTGTCTGAAGCTCAGACTGTGTATGGCAAAATCGGCATCAAGGTGTGGGTAATGCGTGGCGAAGTGTTCGGCAAGCCCGACCTCTCTCCAAACCAGCAGCCCGCTGGTGGTCAGGGTGGCGAAAGCCGTGGCAACGACCGTGGCCCACGCGGTGAGCGTGGCGACCGTGGCGGTGACCGTGGCCCGCGTCGTGACCGGAATGACCGGGGTGGCGAAGGCCGTGGCGGTGACAACCGGGGTGGCGGTCAGGGTGCTGGTGGCCAGCGTCGTGGTGGTGGCCCAGGTGGTCAGAACCGCGGTGGCCAGGGCGGTGGTGCTCCCCGTCGCTAG
- the rpsE gene encoding 30S ribosomal protein S5, which yields MAEFNNGPRGGSGDNRGGGNDRRGGGNDRRGNDRNNEQQSRTGDSDLKEKVVAINRVAKVVKGGRRFSFSAIVVVGDGNGTVGYGLGKANEVTDAIAKGIDDAKKNLVKVPLYKHTVPHVMEGKYSGGFVLVQPAAAGTGVIAGGAMRAVFESAGIKDVLAKSKGSSNPHNVVKATFDALLKMRDPMQIAQQRGITLSQVFNG from the coding sequence ATGGCAGAATTTAACAACGGCCCTCGTGGTGGTAGCGGCGATAACCGCGGCGGTGGCAATGACCGTCGTGGTGGTGGCAATGACCGTCGCGGCAATGATCGTAACAACGAACAGCAGTCCCGCACCGGCGACTCTGATCTGAAAGAGAAAGTGGTTGCTATCAACCGCGTAGCCAAAGTAGTGAAAGGCGGTCGTCGCTTTAGCTTCTCAGCCATCGTGGTAGTAGGCGACGGCAATGGCACCGTAGGCTATGGCTTAGGTAAAGCCAACGAAGTAACTGACGCCATTGCCAAAGGCATTGACGACGCGAAGAAAAACCTGGTGAAGGTTCCGCTGTATAAGCACACGGTTCCTCACGTAATGGAAGGTAAGTACTCGGGTGGTTTCGTGCTGGTACAGCCAGCTGCTGCTGGTACGGGTGTAATTGCAGGCGGTGCTATGCGCGCCGTGTTCGAAAGCGCCGGTATCAAAGACGTACTCGCTAAGTCGAAAGGTTCGTCTAACCCCCACAACGTGGTAAAGGCTACTTTTGACGCCCTGTTGAAAATGCGTGACCCCATGCAGATTGCTCAGCAGCGTGGCATTACTCTCTCCCAAGTTTTTAACGGCTAA
- the rpsM gene encoding 30S ribosomal protein S13 codes for MARIAGVDIPDNKRGEIALTYIFGIGRPSAQQILTKAGVDLNKKVKDWTEAEAGEIRGVIAAEYKTEGVLRSEVQLNIKRLMDIGCYRGLRHRKGLPVRGQRTKNNSRTRKGKRKTVAGKKKATK; via the coding sequence ATGGCTCGTATTGCAGGGGTAGACATCCCAGACAACAAGCGCGGCGAAATCGCGCTGACCTACATTTTCGGCATTGGCCGCCCTTCTGCTCAGCAGATCCTCACCAAAGCAGGCGTTGACCTGAATAAAAAGGTGAAAGATTGGACTGAAGCTGAGGCGGGCGAAATCCGCGGCGTGATTGCCGCTGAGTATAAGACCGAAGGTGTGCTGCGCTCAGAAGTGCAGTTGAACATTAAGCGCCTGATGGACATCGGTTGCTACCGGGGTTTGCGTCACCGCAAAGGTCTGCCGGTTCGTGGTCAGCGTACCAAGAACAACTCCCGTACCCGCAAGGGTAAGCGGAAGACCGTTGCTGGCAAGAAAAAGGCTACTAAATAA
- the rpsQ gene encoding 30S ribosomal protein S17 yields the protein MASNEEQQATAATERNLRKEIIGRVTSSKMDKSITVMVESKMKHPIYGKFVTKSTKFMAHDENNECGEGDTVRIMSTRPLSKNKRWRLVEIVERAK from the coding sequence ATGGCAAGCAACGAAGAACAGCAGGCAACGGCCGCCACGGAGCGGAACCTGCGCAAAGAAATCATCGGGCGCGTTACCTCCTCCAAAATGGACAAGTCCATTACGGTGATGGTAGAAAGCAAAATGAAGCACCCAATCTACGGTAAGTTCGTTACCAAGTCGACCAAGTTTATGGCTCACGACGAAAATAACGAATGCGGCGAAGGTGATACGGTTCGTATCATGTCGACCCGTCCGTTGAGCAAGAACAAACGCTGGAGACTGGTAGAAATCGTAGAACGCGCCAAGTAA